A section of the Cuniculiplasma divulgatum genome encodes:
- a CDS encoding MFS transporter, whose amino-acid sequence MNSYGKRILAVTGTGSFLSVINSSSLLIAIPAIIRSLHVSFFMAIWIIVVYSLALTVLTPVLGKYSDIIGRKRLYSSGYIVFFIGSLISSIATGGDVLLAGRVVQGIGGALLFSNSLAILTDSFDAAELGEAMGINAAIVALGTSIGPLVGGLLTEFNWRYIFVFNMPIAIYGFIASTVTIREIPRKISAHIDLRGAVLLSLTIVVAIVLMTVLPGISLRSWIFISLLVALVLFLSLFLYQESLSRRPIIDPTLFRINAFRDSIIALVGGSIARFSVLFLLILFLQGPLEKDPLTAGVLVIPFAGAMGIFSFLSGYIKGKLSPSGMESLGLMLSGLGALLLAAVAFRASDYALLGMAMAVAGAGSGLFYTPNSTVTMLSVPPGKRGETAGVRTLMLNLGSVLGLTIVFMVISAYVPGSIVDSIFLGITTPAVENFTGAFIHATQIAFIIAAVFSLIPVPLVMRSRLKRKLSDRR is encoded by the coding sequence TTGAACAGTTACGGGAAAAGGATTCTTGCAGTTACTGGAACAGGTTCATTCCTTTCAGTCATAAATTCCTCATCACTTCTCATAGCAATACCCGCCATTATCCGGAGCCTCCACGTAAGCTTCTTCATGGCAATATGGATCATCGTTGTCTATTCACTTGCATTGACCGTCCTGACTCCTGTCCTTGGAAAGTACTCTGACATAATAGGAAGAAAACGCCTCTACTCCTCCGGTTACATTGTGTTTTTCATTGGTTCACTGATATCCTCCATAGCCACAGGGGGAGACGTGCTTCTGGCAGGGCGTGTTGTCCAGGGAATAGGTGGTGCACTTCTCTTCTCAAACAGCCTCGCAATACTCACAGACAGTTTCGATGCGGCTGAGCTTGGTGAAGCCATGGGCATAAACGCCGCAATTGTAGCGCTGGGGACATCCATTGGCCCCCTCGTTGGCGGGCTGCTCACGGAATTCAACTGGCGATATATATTCGTATTCAACATGCCCATTGCCATATATGGCTTTATAGCATCAACCGTAACAATAAGGGAAATACCCAGAAAGATTTCTGCCCACATTGACCTTCGTGGGGCAGTGCTCCTGTCCCTCACGATTGTTGTAGCAATTGTTCTTATGACAGTCCTGCCGGGAATATCATTAAGATCCTGGATATTCATAAGCCTGCTTGTTGCACTGGTACTGTTTCTCTCGCTGTTCTTATATCAGGAAAGTTTATCCCGGCGCCCCATAATTGATCCAACCCTATTCAGGATCAATGCGTTCAGGGACTCCATAATCGCACTGGTGGGAGGCTCAATCGCAAGATTTTCGGTGCTCTTCTTACTCATACTGTTCCTGCAGGGCCCCCTTGAAAAGGATCCACTCACCGCAGGGGTACTGGTAATACCCTTTGCCGGTGCCATGGGTATTTTCAGCTTTCTTTCAGGTTACATCAAGGGAAAACTGTCCCCGTCCGGCATGGAATCACTTGGCCTCATGCTCTCTGGCCTTGGTGCCCTGTTACTTGCGGCCGTTGCCTTCAGGGCATCAGATTATGCCCTTCTTGGCATGGCAATGGCAGTGGCTGGGGCTGGCAGCGGGCTTTTCTACACGCCCAACAGCACTGTGACCATGCTGTCCGTTCCTCCCGGGAAGAGGGGAGAGACTGCAGGCGTGAGAACCCTTATGCTCAATCTTGGGTCTGTCCTTGGCCTTACAATTGTTTTTATGGTGATCTCAGCCTACGTGCCGGGATCCATTGTTGATTCAATATTTCTTGGGATAACAACGCCTGCGGTTGAAAATTTCACGGGGGCATTCATCCACGCAACACAGATAGCTTTCATAATTGCTGCAGTATTCTCGCTTATCCCTGTTCCACTGGTGATGCGTTCCAGATTGAAGCGGAAGCTGTCAGACAGAAGATGA
- the pyrE gene encoding orotate phosphoribosyltransferase: MESRKEFLRNRLLELGAVKFGEFVLTSGKKSDYYVDIKDAATDPQVVEAIGEIFSQMVAAKVIAGMELGAVPLLVSTSLSGKIRYVIIRKERKHGTGKLNIGEIVPDERVDIIEDVVTTGNSVLKAVNFIRESGGIATRAYCVVDREEGGKELLSENGVELHPIFRISELRNR, encoded by the coding sequence ATGGAAAGCAGGAAAGAGTTTCTGAGAAATAGGCTTCTGGAGCTTGGCGCGGTAAAGTTTGGTGAATTTGTGCTCACTTCCGGCAAGAAGTCTGATTATTATGTGGACATCAAGGATGCAGCCACAGATCCCCAGGTCGTGGAGGCAATCGGTGAAATTTTCAGCCAGATGGTAGCTGCAAAGGTGATCGCTGGAATGGAGCTTGGTGCTGTTCCGCTGCTCGTGTCCACATCCCTGTCAGGAAAAATTCGCTATGTGATCATAAGAAAGGAAAGAAAGCACGGCACAGGCAAGCTGAATATAGGAGAGATAGTGCCTGATGAGAGAGTGGATATAATTGAGGATGTGGTTACAACCGGAAACTCAGTCCTTAAGGCAGTGAACTTCATAAGGGAATCTGGCGGGATCGCCACGAGGGCATACTGCGTTGTGGACCGTGAAGAAGGCGGAAAGGAACTCCTGTCAGAAAACGGCGTTGAACTTCATCCCATCTTCAGGATATCGGAACTCAGGAACAGATGA
- a CDS encoding translation initiation factor IF-6: MIRKTSILRSNFIGVYARVWEDVAFVPVPIEDDSLRDIEEGLQVQTEKILIDNSNLIGSLMVLNSRGIILPVNSEKLDLDLASGRNILYLKDRINAVGNDIVANDHAAMVHRGYTASSIKKIADTLDVEVVKGTIGGIKTVGSASVLSAKGMLVTPDADEEEMKFLSDLFKVPVKSGTANFGNMYVGSSILANSKGVLVGKDTTPVEIGRIDDILS; this comes from the coding sequence ATGATTAGAAAAACATCTATTCTTAGAAGTAATTTTATAGGCGTATATGCCCGCGTCTGGGAAGACGTGGCATTCGTGCCTGTGCCAATCGAAGATGATTCTCTCAGAGATATTGAGGAAGGGCTTCAGGTTCAAACTGAGAAGATACTCATAGACAATTCCAATCTCATAGGAAGCCTTATGGTTCTCAATTCAAGGGGCATCATACTTCCTGTAAACAGCGAGAAGCTGGATCTCGATCTGGCATCGGGCAGGAACATTCTTTATCTTAAGGACCGCATAAATGCTGTGGGGAATGACATAGTCGCAAACGATCATGCGGCAATGGTGCACAGGGGATACACGGCATCCTCAATAAAGAAAATAGCCGATACGCTTGACGTTGAGGTCGTGAAGGGAACCATTGGGGGGATAAAAACGGTGGGATCCGCATCGGTCCTCAGCGCCAAGGGAATGCTTGTAACTCCGGACGCTGATGAGGAGGAAATGAAGTTTCTTTCCGATCTTTTCAAGGTCCCGGTCAAATCCGGAACGGCAAATTTCGGGAACATGTATGTGGGCTCATCAATACTTGCAAACAGCAAAGGCGTTCTGGTTGGCAAGGATACCACACCTGTTGAAATTGGCCGAATAGATGATATCCTGTCCTGA
- a CDS encoding 50S ribosomal protein L31e, which produces MVENEYSSETIMNIPLRGTRDSSRSRRADTAISMIRAYVSKNTRIEETKIWIDSRVNEDIWKRGRENVQSKITVKVIKLQDGTAEVLLP; this is translated from the coding sequence ATGGTAGAAAATGAATATTCCAGTGAAACCATAATGAATATACCACTCAGGGGAACCAGAGATTCCTCAAGGTCCAGAAGAGCGGATACGGCCATATCCATGATAAGGGCGTATGTCTCAAAGAACACGAGAATTGAGGAAACAAAGATATGGATAGATTCCAGAGTGAACGAAGATATATGGAAAAGGGGCAGGGAAAATGTTCAGTCAAAGATCACTGTAAAGGTTATTAAGCTCCAGGATGGAACGGCTGAAGTATTGTTGCCCTGA
- a CDS encoding 50S ribosomal protein L39e → MSRNKELGRKIRLMKKVKENRRVPGWVMMKTDRRVTTNPRRRNWRRGNLKL, encoded by the coding sequence TTGAGCAGAAACAAGGAACTTGGAAGAAAGATCAGGCTGATGAAGAAAGTAAAGGAAAACAGGCGAGTTCCAGGCTGGGTAATGATGAAAACCGACAGGAGAGTAACCACGAACCCAAGAAGAAGGAACTGGAGAAGGGGCAATCTTAAACTGTAG
- a CDS encoding DNA-binding protein codes for MDSDDELEELRRRKLLEMQRNSQEQQEIEEQRRMQEAEKARKQQILRQILAPDARERLANVRLVRPDLAENVENQLVQLASMGRINRLLTDSDIRDILAKLTEKKRETRIERR; via the coding sequence ATGGACAGCGACGATGAGCTTGAGGAACTGAGAAGAAGAAAACTGCTGGAAATGCAGAGAAATTCGCAGGAACAGCAGGAAATTGAAGAACAGAGGAGAATGCAGGAGGCCGAGAAGGCCAGAAAGCAGCAGATTCTCAGACAGATACTTGCTCCGGACGCGAGAGAGAGGCTGGCGAATGTGAGGCTCGTGAGACCAGACCTTGCTGAGAACGTCGAGAACCAGCTGGTGCAACTTGCATCAATGGGCAGGATTAACCGCCTGCTGACCGACAGTGACATAAGGGACATACTGGCAAAACTCACAGAGAAGAAAAGGGAAACAAGAATAGAGAGGAGATAA
- a CDS encoding 30S ribosomal protein S19e, producing MVDVKKVPPDMLLKNLAETFKGDKRVEVPEWASYLKAGIHREKSWEDPDWYYKRLASTLRKVYLNGPIGISKLSEEYGGRVDRGSISYHPAKGSRFIVRKMLLQLESLGYVKKDRKGRMVSPQGSSVLDKASKEVMKSLAQSNPSLEKYL from the coding sequence ATGGTAGATGTTAAGAAAGTGCCGCCAGATATGCTGCTGAAAAATCTGGCAGAAACGTTCAAGGGAGACAAGAGAGTGGAAGTACCTGAATGGGCTTCATATCTCAAGGCAGGAATACACAGGGAGAAATCATGGGAAGACCCGGACTGGTATTACAAGAGGCTGGCTTCCACCCTCAGGAAGGTTTATCTCAACGGGCCCATAGGCATATCCAAACTAAGTGAGGAGTACGGAGGAAGGGTTGACAGAGGTTCAATCAGTTACCATCCTGCCAAGGGGAGCCGCTTCATAGTCCGCAAAATGCTTCTTCAGCTGGAATCACTGGGTTACGTCAAGAAGGACAGAAAGGGGAGAATGGTTTCTCCGCAGGGCTCGTCCGTCCTTGATAAGGCATCAAAGGAGGTTATGAAGAGCCTGGCGCAGTCAAATCCATCTCTCGAGAAATATCTTTAA
- a CDS encoding ABC transporter ATP-binding protein, with translation MNIEENQGFQFSSYCISADSVWKSYGQQDALKGLTLHIPCGERVALIGPNGAGKSTTLKLLAGMLKPDAGSLSIKGFPPNSYDAKRLMGYLPEDASPYLTLSVRENLEYIGAIRNTPDLANRIESLIDLLELREYEKARTSRLSRGNRQKLALALSIIHHPEIVLMDEPLNYLDIPTQEKVISFLTGMKATFLVSTHIMSIAERLTDRCLIISHGNRIWEGSMSELRAEAAKDTPIESIVARLMSDVH, from the coding sequence ATGAACATAGAAGAGAATCAGGGTTTTCAGTTCAGTTCCTATTGCATTTCGGCCGATAGCGTGTGGAAGAGCTATGGCCAGCAGGATGCCCTCAAGGGACTGACCCTTCATATCCCCTGTGGCGAGAGGGTTGCACTCATTGGCCCAAATGGCGCCGGGAAATCAACAACACTTAAGCTTCTTGCTGGAATGCTGAAACCGGATGCTGGTTCCTTATCAATAAAGGGTTTTCCTCCAAACAGCTATGATGCAAAGAGATTGATGGGTTATCTTCCCGAGGATGCAAGCCCTTACCTGACCCTTTCTGTCAGGGAGAACCTGGAATATATTGGTGCCATAAGAAACACCCCTGACCTTGCGAATCGAATAGAGTCGCTCATCGATCTGCTGGAACTCAGGGAATATGAAAAGGCCAGGACCTCAAGGCTGTCAAGAGGAAACCGCCAGAAACTGGCCCTGGCACTGTCCATCATACATCATCCTGAAATTGTCCTCATGGATGAACCCCTCAATTATCTTGATATTCCAACGCAGGAGAAAGTTATCAGTTTCCTTACCGGCATGAAAGCAACATTTCTCGTGTCCACACACATAATGTCAATAGCAGAGAGGTTGACAGACAGGTGCCTCATCATATCCCATGGAAACAGAATTTGGGAGGGCAGCATGTCCGAACTCAGAGCTGAAGCAGCCAAGGATACGCCCATTGAATCCATTGTTGCGCGGTTGATGTCAGATGTTCACTAG
- a CDS encoding helix-turn-helix domain-containing protein — MKEMAGRVSPEMRRGIIERYSAGNISRAQLARENGISVSTVNRILKEAVAVDSGIKGKEAVKPDQGNEKHGIYDEYIEYLASNGISREDLIRIISELKEVEARFSSSSEKVPQGEVSGGLSDYVFRDFLEWVENRKSHDLEAASLSSEINLLENQKSRLKEEMDSLSSRVVNLEMSVGQMRQEAQKVIDSVSMAQERINAMESRLAEDREMLVVASGINWILKNGEITDETLEFIRRYHNLWDPTDGEIRIKIRNALIQEMENSLSKLKSAVSA; from the coding sequence ATGAAAGAAATGGCGGGAAGGGTTTCCCCAGAAATGAGGAGGGGCATTATTGAAAGATATTCTGCCGGGAATATTTCAAGGGCACAACTTGCCAGGGAAAACGGGATATCCGTATCCACAGTGAACCGTATACTGAAGGAGGCTGTTGCAGTTGATTCCGGAATCAAAGGAAAGGAAGCCGTTAAGCCGGATCAGGGTAATGAAAAACACGGAATCTATGATGAATATATTGAATATCTCGCATCCAATGGCATCAGCAGGGAAGACCTTATCCGCATCATTTCTGAATTGAAGGAAGTGGAGGCAAGATTCTCATCCAGTTCTGAGAAGGTACCGCAGGGTGAAGTTTCAGGGGGTCTATCAGATTACGTTTTCAGGGACTTTCTGGAATGGGTTGAAAACAGGAAGAGCCATGATCTGGAAGCCGCATCATTGTCATCCGAAATAAATCTGCTGGAAAACCAGAAATCCAGGCTGAAAGAGGAAATGGACAGTCTCAGTTCACGGGTGGTCAATCTGGAGATGTCTGTTGGACAGATGAGGCAGGAAGCACAGAAGGTGATTGATTCCGTATCCATGGCACAGGAAAGGATAAATGCCATGGAATCACGTTTAGCCGAAGATCGAGAAATGCTCGTTGTGGCGTCTGGCATTAACTGGATACTTAAGAATGGGGAAATCACAGATGAGACTCTGGAGTTCATCAGGAGATACCACAATCTCTGGGATCCTACAGATGGCGAGATCAGAATAAAGATCAGGAACGCACTGATCCAGGAAATGGAAAATTCACTTTCAAAGCTTAAAAGTGCTGTTTCTGCTTGA
- a CDS encoding Lrp/AsnC family transcriptional regulator — translation MQGKLDAKDLLILNHLKENGRDKISEISSKLDIPRATVFERMEKLRREGFIKRYTLDMDYDKLGYSIMSYILIEFDFRSPVNHRELVEQIAKLDNVISASIIAGNWDIIVLAVARNMKELSDLVLENLKGMKGISKTLSVPVFEHIK, via the coding sequence ATGCAAGGAAAATTAGATGCTAAAGATCTTCTGATTTTAAACCACCTTAAGGAGAATGGTAGAGACAAAATCTCAGAAATATCATCCAAACTTGATATTCCGCGCGCAACTGTTTTTGAGAGAATGGAGAAGTTACGAAGGGAAGGTTTCATTAAAAGATACACGCTGGATATGGACTATGATAAGCTTGGTTACAGCATCATGTCATATATTCTCATAGAATTTGACTTCAGGTCTCCAGTGAATCATAGAGAACTGGTTGAACAGATTGCAAAGCTGGACAACGTGATTTCTGCATCCATAATAGCGGGAAACTGGGACATAATCGTACTTGCTGTTGCACGCAACATGAAAGAACTCTCCGACCTTGTGCTGGAAAACCTCAAGGGAATGAAGGGGATATCAAAAACCCTGTCCGTTCCGGTGTTTGAGCACATTAAGTAA
- a CDS encoding ABC transporter ATP-binding protein — translation MSPPSIVIHNLVKNYGETRALDGVDMEISPGEIFGLLGPNGSGKTTLLRIICSILDYTSGYVRVSGLDVSRDSLEVKRITGYVPETPVLYESLTPTEFLNFIGSVRKIDHETLARRIESFASALEIMDKMNTFIGSLSFGTKQKVAIMAALIHDPEIIILDEGMNGLDPRSAKILKNLLNDYAARGKTIIFSTHVLEVAETVCTRMSIIYRGKIVDTGTLEELRERSGTSKLEDIFLNVTGEGDLGPVIKSLRETMSS, via the coding sequence ATGAGCCCACCCTCCATAGTGATTCATAATCTCGTCAAGAACTACGGCGAAACAAGGGCTCTTGACGGTGTAGACATGGAGATAAGTCCGGGAGAAATATTTGGCCTGCTCGGTCCGAACGGTTCTGGCAAAACAACACTTTTGCGGATCATATGCTCCATACTTGACTACACATCCGGTTATGTAAGGGTTTCAGGACTGGACGTTTCCAGGGACAGCCTGGAGGTCAAGCGCATAACAGGATACGTTCCGGAAACCCCTGTACTGTATGAATCCCTGACACCAACGGAATTTCTGAATTTCATAGGATCGGTCAGGAAAATTGATCACGAAACTCTGGCAAGGCGTATAGAGAGTTTCGCCAGCGCATTGGAGATAATGGATAAAATGAACACTTTCATCGGATCGCTTTCATTTGGCACAAAGCAGAAGGTGGCAATAATGGCGGCACTAATACACGATCCCGAGATCATAATCCTCGATGAAGGCATGAATGGACTTGACCCGAGGTCTGCCAAGATATTGAAGAACCTGCTTAATGACTATGCAGCAAGAGGCAAGACCATAATATTCTCAACCCACGTTCTTGAGGTAGCGGAGACGGTGTGCACAAGGATGTCAATAATCTACAGAGGAAAGATTGTGGATACTGGAACTCTGGAAGAACTGAGAGAAAGGTCCGGGACATCAAAACTTGAAGATATTTTCCTGAATGTTACCGGTGAAGGCGATCTGGGGCCAGTCATAAAATCGCTGAGAGAGACGATGTCCTCGTGA
- a CDS encoding VIT1/CCC1 family protein, whose protein sequence is MDISEKIIRTRDFYRDELTDMDFYLRLSKRIKDPWLKQSLERLSAIEKEHSEFWKAYLERNGENVDNLGPRSFRVSLLLFLHWILGTGLTAKIMEHGEVETVASYRKAGPLAADDPEFKAGLEKIIDDEVEHEDVFSYTLDQSKEQLERNRNVIYGISDGLVEVLAALAGLTAIISDHTYVAMGGLIVGVSGAMSMSVGAYLATNSETQFKISQMRRNAILNNQENDDSKVQKYRNESRRAAVNTGMFYILGAAIPIIPFLFLPVLYALILSVILVGFSQAISNSIVAISMNMSVRKEAVKSAALALLAAFGSFLVGQIFHIVFHISII, encoded by the coding sequence ATGGACATATCTGAGAAGATCATCAGGACCCGTGATTTCTACAGGGATGAACTTACAGATATGGATTTCTATCTCAGGCTCTCAAAGCGCATAAAGGATCCATGGCTCAAGCAGTCGCTGGAAAGGCTCTCGGCCATAGAAAAGGAGCATTCTGAATTCTGGAAGGCATATCTTGAACGAAACGGAGAGAATGTTGACAATCTGGGTCCAAGGAGTTTCAGGGTCTCGTTACTGCTTTTCCTTCACTGGATCCTGGGAACTGGACTGACAGCCAAGATAATGGAGCATGGCGAAGTTGAGACTGTTGCCTCCTACAGGAAAGCCGGCCCACTTGCGGCTGATGATCCGGAATTCAAGGCTGGCCTTGAGAAGATAATTGACGACGAGGTTGAGCACGAGGATGTATTCAGCTACACTCTGGACCAGAGCAAGGAGCAGCTGGAACGGAACAGGAATGTTATATACGGCATAAGCGACGGTCTGGTGGAAGTTCTCGCAGCACTGGCCGGCCTAACAGCCATAATTTCTGATCACACATACGTTGCCATGGGCGGCCTCATAGTGGGTGTGAGTGGCGCCATGAGCATGAGCGTGGGTGCATATCTTGCAACGAATTCCGAAACACAGTTCAAGATATCACAGATGCGAAGGAATGCAATACTTAACAATCAGGAGAATGACGACTCAAAGGTGCAGAAATACAGGAACGAAAGCAGGAGGGCAGCTGTAAACACTGGAATGTTCTATATTCTTGGCGCTGCAATACCAATAATACCATTTCTCTTCCTCCCTGTTCTTTACGCACTCATACTCTCAGTGATCCTTGTGGGATTTTCCCAGGCAATATCCAACTCAATCGTTGCCATTTCAATGAACATGAGCGTGAGAAAGGAAGCAGTTAAATCAGCTGCACTGGCCCTTCTTGCTGCGTTTGGCTCATTTCTTGTGGGCCAGATATTTCACATCGTGTTCCACATTTCCATCATCTGA
- a CDS encoding acetyl ornithine aminotransferase family protein, translating to MEKTEKLNGISIKVTPPGPKARKIIQDDEKYMVTSTKSLPIVAERGEGAFIQDVDGNVYLDFSTGISVTNLGHVNPHVTEAVEKQLHKLWHFAGTDFYYKIQVDAARALESVAPGSFQKKVFFTNSGTESTEAAIKIAKAHTGKQQFIGFIGGFHGRSQGALSFTASRAIHHKGFFPSMPGVEHAPYPNPYRNPFNIDGYEEPDELEDRVIDFIDRYMLRTYLPRENLAGFLVEPIQGEGGYIVPPKNFHRKLRKLADENNAVVIMDEVQTGMGRTGKFFASEHFGVEPEIIGLAKAIANGVPMGAIIVKDSLDFPEAGLHSNTFGGNLLASAAAVAVIDTIKTENLLENATKQGDYFKKRLLELQEKHDVIGDVRGIGLMLAVDFVKDRKTKEPATKYRDTVELKALENGLIVLAAGLSAIRLIPALNITRDQIDMGVEALEKAIVASH from the coding sequence ATGGAAAAAACTGAAAAATTGAACGGCATATCAATAAAGGTGACTCCACCCGGGCCAAAGGCCAGGAAGATTATCCAGGATGATGAGAAATACATGGTAACCAGCACAAAATCCCTCCCCATAGTTGCAGAAAGGGGTGAAGGGGCCTTCATCCAGGATGTTGACGGCAATGTGTACCTGGACTTTTCCACGGGCATAAGCGTCACAAATCTCGGGCACGTGAATCCACATGTGACAGAGGCCGTTGAGAAACAGCTCCACAAGCTCTGGCACTTTGCAGGCACTGACTTTTACTACAAGATTCAGGTGGATGCTGCCAGAGCACTGGAGAGTGTGGCTCCCGGCAGTTTCCAGAAGAAAGTGTTCTTCACAAACAGCGGAACTGAAAGCACTGAGGCAGCTATCAAGATTGCCAAGGCACATACTGGAAAACAGCAGTTCATAGGCTTCATTGGCGGATTCCATGGAAGGTCCCAGGGTGCACTGTCATTCACAGCGTCCAGGGCCATCCACCACAAGGGCTTTTTCCCCTCCATGCCTGGAGTTGAGCATGCACCTTACCCCAACCCATACAGGAACCCTTTCAACATAGATGGTTACGAGGAACCGGACGAACTGGAAGATCGCGTCATAGACTTCATCGACAGGTACATGCTTCGCACCTACCTCCCGCGGGAGAACCTTGCAGGATTCCTTGTGGAACCAATCCAGGGAGAGGGCGGCTACATTGTGCCACCAAAGAACTTCCACAGGAAGCTGAGGAAACTGGCCGACGAAAACAATGCAGTTGTCATAATGGATGAGGTTCAGACGGGAATGGGCAGAACCGGCAAATTCTTTGCATCGGAGCACTTCGGAGTCGAGCCTGAAATCATAGGGCTTGCAAAGGCCATTGCAAACGGTGTTCCCATGGGTGCAATTATTGTAAAGGATTCACTGGATTTCCCGGAAGCCGGGCTGCACTCAAACACATTCGGCGGAAACCTTCTTGCCAGTGCTGCAGCAGTTGCGGTAATTGACACCATAAAAACCGAGAACCTTCTGGAAAATGCCACAAAGCAGGGAGATTACTTCAAGAAGCGCCTGCTTGAACTTCAGGAAAAACATGATGTCATTGGAGATGTGAGAGGCATAGGGCTCATGCTTGCCGTGGACTTCGTGAAGGACAGGAAGACAAAGGAACCGGCAACCAAATACAGGGACACGGTTGAACTCAAGGCACTTGAGAACGGCCTCATTGTACTGGCTGCAGGACTGAGCGCCATAAGGCTGATCCCTGCCCTGAACATAACAAGGGATCAGATAGACATGGGCGTTGAGGCTCTTGAAAAGGCCATTGTGGCCTCCCACTAA
- a CDS encoding MFS transporter, with protein MLDDPYENLDSKKLSFFHWKSLITTGMGVFTDGYDLSSIGIVLPLVLVSFGIKSLTGIESSLLAGSALIGAVAGALIFGILSNGGRKRFYGLDVTIMAVAAVLQIFAANPLELILIRTVLGIGVGADYVLSPMIMGEHANSRDRGKIIALGFGLLWGFGATVAAVVYLGLHGVVSDSILWRIVLAAGSIPAVAVIYLRRKMPETARYLGRIKGDRDGAAEVIHEISGRSVDPSTIVRDSNGLRYYLRKQWKVFLSASVLWFLFDMVAYSGILFGPSLIAGSLGLNSGDFQLLMEGLFVVPGGLIALSLIDKRGRKPLQIAGFIGMAAALVSFGMYKHLAGVLAVPAIALVLYGSQNLFQQAGPGSVSASGMLGIELAPTKIRGTIQALTVASGRMGATVSTFIFPYLFGVYGESFAVYFLGSIALVASIVTLVGIPETARKGLEKSSGETLQVPEIAQKAAEAGGGQ; from the coding sequence ATGTTAGATGATCCTTATGAAAATCTGGATAGCAAGAAACTGAGTTTTTTCCACTGGAAGAGCCTGATTACCACTGGAATGGGAGTCTTCACCGATGGATATGATCTTTCATCCATTGGCATAGTCCTTCCTCTTGTGCTTGTATCATTCGGGATCAAAAGCCTGACTGGAATAGAATCCTCCCTTCTGGCTGGATCGGCATTAATTGGTGCCGTGGCAGGTGCGCTGATTTTCGGCATCCTTTCAAATGGAGGGCGGAAGCGTTTCTATGGCCTTGATGTCACCATAATGGCTGTTGCCGCTGTCCTTCAGATATTTGCCGCCAATCCCCTTGAGCTCATACTCATCAGGACTGTTCTGGGAATTGGAGTGGGAGCAGATTATGTGCTCTCACCCATGATAATGGGAGAACACGCAAACTCAAGAGATCGTGGTAAAATAATTGCCCTTGGGTTCGGGCTGCTCTGGGGTTTCGGTGCAACGGTTGCAGCTGTGGTATACCTGGGCCTTCATGGAGTTGTGTCGGATTCCATTCTCTGGAGGATTGTGCTGGCAGCAGGATCAATTCCAGCAGTTGCTGTCATATACCTCAGGAGAAAAATGCCTGAAACGGCCAGATATCTTGGCAGAATTAAGGGGGACAGGGATGGGGCGGCAGAAGTCATCCATGAGATAAGCGGCAGGAGTGTTGATCCCAGCACAATAGTCAGGGACAGCAACGGCCTCAGGTACTATCTCAGGAAGCAGTGGAAGGTATTTCTGTCTGCTTCAGTTTTATGGTTCCTCTTCGACATGGTTGCCTATTCCGGCATTCTATTCGGGCCAAGCCTCATAGCCGGAAGCCTTGGGCTTAACTCTGGTGACTTCCAGCTTCTCATGGAGGGACTTTTTGTGGTCCCGGGTGGTCTCATCGCCCTGTCGCTCATAGATAAGAGAGGAAGAAAACCCCTGCAGATTGCCGGATTCATTGGCATGGCTGCGGCCCTGGTATCTTTTGGAATGTACAAACATTTGGCCGGAGTACTGGCAGTGCCAGCAATTGCACTTGTGCTCTATGGCTCCCAGAACCTGTTCCAGCAGGCAGGTCCCGGATCAGTTTCAGCTTCGGGAATGCTTGGCATTGAACTGGCCCCCACAAAGATCAGGGGAACCATACAGGCACTGACTGTTGCCTCCGGAAGGATGGGCGCCACTGTATCCACTTTCATATTCCCATATCTCTTCGGTGTCTATGGCGAATCATTTGCTGTGTATTTCCTTGGTTCCATTGCCCTTGTTGCCTCCATAGTAACGCTGGTGGGAATCCCTGAGACAGCCAGAAAAGGCCTGGAGAAGTCCTCAGGCGAAACACTGCAGGTTCCGGAAATAGCTCAGAAGGCTGCAGAAGCAGGTGGAGGACAATGA